A single genomic interval of Plodia interpunctella isolate USDA-ARS_2022_Savannah chromosome 16, ilPloInte3.2, whole genome shotgun sequence harbors:
- the LOC128676733 gene encoding inactive pancreatic lipase-related protein 1-like → MWKGVSVVFAIALVLANGEPIPRNQKNGEFSRYYLYNSNVTGVPLLQAGPASTDLKENVPTVVLVHGHGGSYLTSLNLDVRRELLESEDVNVIVVDWSIYASMTYAQAQAAVLSVAQYLANALRNNDVPPGSLHLVGFNLGAHIAGIAGRLIGGVARVTGLDPSQSPIKLSITDAKYVEVIHTDASGTVLSNGIGEKLGHADFYPNGGRTQPGCANNECHHNRAWLYFAASIRDKTFNANCCSTISEKDSNTCRLSTLPMGTNRLSKTPCGSGIYRVNTGNTYPF, encoded by the exons ATGTGGAAGGGTGTGTCCGTAGTTTTTGCAATTGCCTTAG TTTTAGCTAATGGCGAGCCTATCCCAAGAAATCAAAAAAATGGTGAATTTAGCCGATACTATTTATACAACag CAATGTGACTGGAGTGCCATTACTTCAGGCTGGCCCTGCCTCCACTGATCTTAAAGAAAACGTTCCTACAGTGGTGTTGGTACATGGGCATGGAGGAAGCTACCTTACATCGCTTAATCTTGACGTTAGAAGAG AACTTTTGGAGTCGGAAGACGTCAATGTGATCGTAGTCGACTGGTCGATATACGCGTCGATGACATATGCGCAAGCGCAAGCCGCGGTACTCAGCGTTGCGCAGTACTTAGCTAATGCCCTGAGAAATAACGATGTTCCCCCTGGATCTCTTCACTTGGTCGGTTTCAACCTGGGAGCTCATATTGCCGGCATCGCCGGTAGACTTATAGGCGGTGTTGCTAGAGTTACAG GACTTGATCCATCACAAAGCCCAATCAAACTGTCCATCACTGATGCAAAATACGTAGAGGTGATTCATACAGACGCTTCAGGAACCGTTCTATCCAACGGCATTGGTGAAAAATTGGGCCACGCAGACTTTTACCCCAATGGTGGTAGGACCCAACCTGGGTGCGCCAACAACGAGTGTCACCATAACAGGGCTTGGTTGTACTTCGCTGCTTCGATTAGAGACAAGACTTTCAATGCGAACTGCTGTAGCACCATATCAGAGAAGGACTCCAATACCTGCAGATTATCTACCCTTCCTATGGGAACTAACAGACTCTCGAAAACACC gtgtGGGTCCGGAATTTATCGTGTGAACACGGGAAACACCTACCCCTTCTAA